The proteins below are encoded in one region of Pseudoduganella armeniaca:
- the prmB gene encoding 50S ribosomal protein L3 N(5)-glutamine methyltransferase, whose protein sequence is MDTTLFTTPRDLLRYATTRFNTEQLFFGHGSAEAFDEAAYLVLHTLKLPLDKLEPFLDARLLPEEVQRVLAVIERRATDRIPAAYITNEAWLGTYSFYVDERTIVPRSFIAELIPEYFAPWVNNPESIENVLELCTGSGCLAIMMADAFPDAQVDAVDISADALAVAQRNVDTYKLQGRVNLIQSDLYQNVPAKKYDLIVTNPPYVNSGSMARLPQEYLHEPQIALDGGTDGMDLVRKIVAGAAERLTDDGLLIVEIGNEKAFAEAAFGHLGLTWLTTSQGDDMVFLLTADQLKL, encoded by the coding sequence ATGGATACCACCCTGTTCACCACGCCGCGCGACCTGCTGCGCTATGCCACCACTCGCTTCAACACCGAACAGCTGTTCTTCGGCCACGGCAGCGCCGAGGCGTTCGACGAGGCGGCCTACCTGGTGCTGCATACCCTGAAGCTCCCGCTGGACAAGCTGGAGCCGTTCCTGGACGCGCGCCTGCTGCCGGAAGAAGTGCAGCGCGTGCTGGCCGTGATCGAGCGCCGCGCCACCGACCGCATCCCGGCCGCCTACATCACCAACGAAGCCTGGCTGGGCACCTACAGCTTCTACGTGGACGAGCGCACCATCGTGCCGCGCTCCTTCATCGCCGAGCTGATTCCCGAGTATTTCGCGCCGTGGGTAAACAACCCTGAGAGTATCGAGAACGTGCTGGAACTGTGCACGGGCTCCGGCTGCCTGGCCATCATGATGGCGGACGCGTTCCCGGACGCCCAGGTCGACGCGGTGGACATCTCCGCCGACGCGCTGGCCGTCGCCCAGCGCAACGTCGACACCTACAAGCTGCAAGGCCGCGTCAACCTGATCCAGTCGGACCTGTACCAGAACGTGCCGGCGAAAAAATACGACCTGATCGTCACCAACCCGCCCTACGTGAACTCCGGTTCGATGGCGCGCCTGCCGCAGGAATACCTGCACGAGCCGCAGATCGCGCTGGACGGCGGTACGGACGGCATGGACCTGGTGCGCAAGATCGTCGCCGGCGCCGCCGAGCGCCTGACCGACGACGGCCTCCTGATTGTGGAGATCGGCAACGAGAAGGCCTTTGCGGAAGCGGCCTTCGGCCACCTGGGCCTGACCTGGCTGACCACCAGCCAAGGGGATGACATGGTCTTCCTCCTCACCGCCGACCAGCTCAAGCTGTAA
- a CDS encoding ATP-binding cassette domain-containing protein, whose protein sequence is MIRFNQVSLMRGVKPLLENVDLTLNPGDKIGLIGANGAGKSSLFAMLRNELHPDQGDIDFPAKWRMAYVAQETPPLARAALDYAIDGDVNLRKLQAELARLEALPESEQNSEENGIAIGEVYSALADADAYTVQSRGEQLLLGLGFTLDQMQQPVASFSGGWRMRLNLAQALMCPSDLLLLDEPTNHLDLDAIIWLEDWLKRYTGTLIIISHDRDFLDEIVNVIVHIDERKLKRYSGNYSSFERQRAAQMVLMAGAAEKQARKKAHLESFIERFKAKASKARQAQSRMKALAKMEELAPLRAAAEFSFEFREPVSAPNPLLVMEDVDCGYRSEDPVTYETSVKTIVHGVNFSLQTGQRIGLLGVNGAGKSTLIKTIAGDLTPLEGTATTGKGLIIGYFAQHQVEMLRHDESPLWHLQKIAPTVREQELRNFLGGFNFPGTMVTSSIAPFSGGEKARLALALIVWQRPNLLLLDEPTNHLDLETREALTEALAQFEGTLVVVSHDRHLLRATTDQFIIVADGKLQPFDGDLDDYKDWLFQTKLGKGTDVLPAAGKDNKTAYPSTSPVAPPPAAPNVEKRDKRQEAEARQRLSAQRKPIENKIKKLEEQIAKRNAQKADVDAQLLEPTIYDAANKPKLKTLLADQAFYTKDLEQLEGEWLALQEQLEALV, encoded by the coding sequence ATGATCCGTTTTAATCAAGTCAGCCTGATGCGCGGCGTGAAGCCGCTGCTGGAAAATGTCGACCTGACGCTGAATCCCGGCGACAAGATCGGCCTGATCGGCGCCAACGGCGCCGGCAAATCCAGCCTGTTCGCGATGCTGCGCAACGAGCTGCACCCGGACCAGGGCGACATCGACTTCCCCGCCAAGTGGCGCATGGCCTACGTGGCGCAGGAAACCCCGCCTTTGGCCCGGGCCGCCCTCGATTACGCGATCGACGGCGACGTCAACCTGCGTAAATTGCAAGCGGAACTGGCGCGCCTGGAAGCGCTGCCCGAATCGGAGCAGAATTCCGAGGAAAACGGCATCGCCATCGGCGAGGTGTACAGCGCCCTGGCCGATGCGGACGCCTACACGGTGCAGTCGCGCGGCGAACAGCTGCTGCTGGGCCTGGGCTTCACCCTGGACCAGATGCAGCAGCCCGTGGCCAGCTTCTCGGGCGGCTGGCGCATGCGCCTGAACCTGGCGCAGGCACTGATGTGCCCTTCCGACCTCTTGCTGCTGGACGAACCGACCAACCACCTGGACCTGGACGCGATCATCTGGCTGGAAGACTGGCTGAAACGCTACACCGGTACCCTGATCATCATCTCGCACGACCGCGATTTCCTCGACGAGATCGTCAACGTGATCGTCCACATCGACGAGCGCAAGCTGAAACGCTACTCCGGCAACTACTCCAGCTTCGAGCGCCAGCGCGCCGCGCAGATGGTGCTGATGGCCGGTGCCGCCGAGAAGCAGGCACGCAAGAAGGCCCACCTGGAGTCGTTCATCGAGCGCTTCAAGGCCAAGGCCTCCAAGGCGCGCCAGGCCCAGAGCCGCATGAAGGCGCTGGCCAAGATGGAAGAACTGGCGCCGTTGCGCGCGGCCGCCGAATTCTCGTTCGAGTTCCGCGAACCGGTCAGCGCACCCAATCCGCTGCTGGTGATGGAGGACGTCGACTGCGGCTACCGCAGCGAGGACCCGGTCACCTACGAGACCAGCGTCAAGACCATCGTCCATGGCGTCAACTTCAGCCTGCAGACGGGCCAGCGCATCGGCCTCTTGGGCGTGAACGGCGCCGGTAAATCCACGCTGATCAAGACCATCGCGGGCGACCTGACGCCGCTGGAGGGCACGGCCACCACGGGCAAGGGCCTGATCATCGGCTATTTCGCCCAGCACCAGGTGGAAATGCTGCGCCATGACGAGTCGCCCCTGTGGCACCTGCAGAAGATCGCGCCGACGGTGCGCGAACAGGAGCTGCGCAACTTCCTGGGCGGTTTCAACTTCCCGGGCACGATGGTGACGAGCTCCATCGCGCCGTTCTCCGGCGGCGAAAAGGCGCGCCTGGCGCTGGCCCTGATCGTGTGGCAGCGACCTAACCTGCTGCTGCTGGACGAACCGACCAACCACCTGGACCTGGAAACGCGCGAGGCGCTGACGGAAGCGCTGGCGCAGTTCGAGGGCACGCTGGTCGTCGTCTCGCACGATCGCCACCTGCTGCGCGCCACGACGGACCAGTTCATCATCGTCGCCGACGGCAAGCTGCAGCCGTTCGACGGCGACCTGGACGACTACAAGGACTGGCTGTTCCAGACCAAGCTGGGCAAGGGCACGGACGTGCTGCCGGCGGCCGGCAAGGACAACAAGACCGCGTATCCATCGACCTCGCCGGTGGCGCCGCCGCCGGCCGCGCCGAACGTCGAGAAGCGCGACAAGCGCCAGGAAGCGGAAGCGCGCCAGCGACTGTCGGCCCAGCGCAAGCCGATCGAGAACAAGATCAAGAAGCTCGAGGAGCAGATCGCCAAGCGCAACGCGCAGAAGGCGGACGTGGATGCGCAGCTGCTCGAACCGACCATCTATGACGCGGCCAACAAGCCGAAGCTCAAGACCTTGCTGGCCGACCAGGCGTTCTACACGAAGGACCTGGAGCAGCTGGAAGGCGAATGGCTGGCGTTGCAGGAGCAGCTCGAGGCTTTGGTCTAA
- a CDS encoding chemotaxis protein CheW: protein MSNPALPARCGGPHANQRQYLTFRLGGLEYALDYANVRELRPLTALERFAADGEIVQGVAVSRGVIMPIVDMRIAFGPRPPRHDPGTDVIILQLSTCVMGMVTDGVTDIVSLAPGQIKPFPYLGAGAADVDYLLGLGEAGERRLIVVDIDKLMAIRRAGEGARHAA, encoded by the coding sequence TTGTCGAACCCCGCCTTGCCCGCCCGCTGTGGCGGTCCGCACGCCAACCAGCGGCAATACCTGACTTTCCGCCTGGGCGGCCTCGAATACGCGCTCGACTACGCCAACGTGCGCGAGCTGCGGCCCTTGACGGCGCTGGAACGCTTCGCGGCGGATGGCGAGATCGTCCAGGGCGTGGCCGTCTCGCGCGGCGTGATCATGCCGATCGTCGACATGCGCATCGCCTTCGGCCCGCGCCCGCCCCGGCACGACCCCGGCACGGACGTCATCATCCTGCAGCTGTCGACCTGCGTGATGGGGATGGTGACGGACGGCGTGACGGACATCGTCAGCCTGGCGCCGGGCCAGATCAAACCCTTCCCCTACCTCGGCGCGGGCGCGGCAGACGTGGATTACCTGCTGGGATTGGGGGAGGCGGGGGAACGGCGGCTGATCGTCGTGGATATCGACAAGCTGATGGCGATCCGGCGGGCGGGGGAGGGGGCGCGGCATGCCGCGTAG
- a CDS encoding CaiB/BaiF CoA transferase family protein — translation MTSSAPLAGIRVLDLTRLLPGPVATLRLAEMGADVLKIEDPHGGDYARTLGPVRNEVSQLFVAVHRGKRLVRLDLKDAAGRAALLDLVASADVLVESFRPGVMDRLGLGWPVLKTRNPRLVMCAITGYGATGPFAQRAGHDINYTGYAGMLAQNATPDGRPVLPNLQVADLLGGAQAALQGILAALVAVQRGGAGTFVDVSMTDAVFAHNIMPLVAHNDGTTAAPGRGLLTGGVPCYNVYRTRDGRYMAVGALELKFWQACCAVLERPDLAARHWQLGQQVGGADALAVQAELDALFAARTQAEWTALFDPVDCCVTPVLETAEALAHPLFQARGMVRHEEHPSEGPYVAAGVPLRFTP, via the coding sequence ATGACGAGCAGCGCACCTCTCGCAGGCATCCGTGTCCTCGACCTGACCCGGCTGCTGCCCGGCCCCGTGGCCACCTTGCGGCTGGCCGAAATGGGCGCCGATGTGCTGAAGATCGAAGACCCGCACGGCGGCGACTATGCGCGCACGCTCGGGCCGGTGCGCAACGAGGTGTCGCAACTCTTTGTCGCCGTCCATCGCGGCAAGCGGCTGGTGCGGCTGGACCTGAAAGACGCCGCCGGGCGCGCCGCGCTGCTCGATCTCGTCGCCAGTGCCGACGTGCTGGTCGAAAGCTTCCGGCCTGGCGTGATGGACCGCCTTGGCCTGGGCTGGCCCGTGCTGAAGACACGCAATCCGCGCCTCGTCATGTGCGCCATCACCGGCTACGGTGCGACCGGGCCGTTCGCCCAGCGGGCCGGGCACGACATCAACTACACCGGCTACGCAGGCATGCTGGCACAGAACGCGACGCCGGACGGCCGCCCCGTGCTGCCGAACCTGCAGGTGGCCGACCTGCTGGGCGGAGCGCAAGCGGCGCTGCAGGGCATCCTGGCGGCGCTGGTGGCGGTGCAGCGCGGCGGCGCCGGCACCTTCGTGGACGTATCGATGACGGATGCCGTGTTCGCCCACAACATCATGCCGCTGGTGGCACACAACGACGGCACGACCGCCGCGCCGGGACGGGGGCTGCTGACGGGCGGAGTACCCTGCTATAACGTCTACCGCACCCGCGACGGCCGGTATATGGCGGTGGGCGCGCTGGAACTGAAGTTCTGGCAGGCTTGCTGCGCCGTGCTGGAGCGGCCGGACCTGGCCGCGCGCCACTGGCAACTGGGCCAGCAGGTCGGCGGCGCCGACGCACTGGCGGTGCAAGCCGAGCTGGATGCGCTGTTCGCCGCGCGCACGCAGGCCGAGTGGACGGCGCTGTTCGATCCGGTGGACTGCTGCGTCACGCCCGTGCTGGAGACGGCGGAAGCACTGGCCCACCCGCTGTTCCAGGCACGCGGCATGGTGCGGCATGAAGAGCATCCCAGCGAGGGCCCGTACGTGGCGGCGGGTGTGCCGCTGCGCTTCACGCCTTGA
- a CDS encoding flagellar assembly protein A: protein MGHQQTCDALAAKPALVVGSDGVGFHPASTGLERQAAVTQALAGAYFAQLDYERFQELLYDAKPGDPDEPPLRFAAAIVPFPPSRHTLYKSIRIAHGEATYVFEPVFVDTPEGAQAAMLTFDEFVADMWHKGVRCGIDAAVVRAGIASRKPLRCVVALRRDAVPGQDAAIVEATTALRRSNAPRELANGKLDLHTFQNRFPQVTARTRLLRKVPCTPGRRGVELSGASIEPPVPKDVELVGVAGTGTVIEHLDGTDWLVAAVQGFVNVDRKSGRISIGPKIVSREGVSTRTTGDLQLAGEYEEFGEVQENRLVEGGSITIHGDVFGRIVSRGGAITLRRNLMGGAATSAEGAIKVGGVAENAVLQTRAGEVDVGRAQSCIITGTKVRIGQATNCEIMADEVVIGSASGCAIAARSIVIDSAGPRQHNEMTLFALLPDTARLDGIIADRGERADAFGRLARRHLEAVAELTRRHDVRTYLALAPRLQRREVALDATQLQAFRRIAAQVAPVLQEIAQLSLAARQASGQQAAMREQAQAAQRDKDALGGAASCKVRLLAGDTVVRALPYDPDQGVPYDVPAKDVRMRLRAQAHARMAVGGGNSGTLEWAPQAQAEVALKA from the coding sequence TTGGGTCATCAGCAAACATGCGACGCATTAGCGGCCAAGCCCGCGCTTGTCGTCGGCAGCGACGGCGTCGGCTTCCACCCCGCCAGCACGGGCCTCGAACGCCAGGCCGCGGTCACGCAGGCATTGGCCGGGGCCTACTTCGCGCAACTCGACTACGAGCGCTTCCAGGAACTGCTGTACGACGCCAAACCCGGCGATCCCGACGAGCCGCCGCTGCGCTTTGCCGCCGCCATCGTGCCATTCCCGCCCAGCCGCCACACACTCTACAAATCCATCCGCATCGCCCACGGCGAAGCCACGTACGTATTCGAACCCGTCTTCGTCGATACGCCCGAGGGCGCGCAAGCGGCCATGCTGACGTTCGACGAATTCGTCGCCGACATGTGGCACAAGGGCGTGCGCTGCGGGATCGATGCCGCCGTCGTGCGCGCGGGGATCGCCAGCCGCAAGCCGCTGCGCTGCGTGGTGGCACTCCGGCGCGATGCCGTGCCGGGCCAGGACGCGGCGATCGTCGAGGCGACCACCGCGCTGCGCCGCTCCAATGCGCCGCGCGAGCTGGCCAACGGCAAGCTCGACCTGCACACGTTCCAGAACCGCTTCCCGCAAGTGACGGCGCGCACGCGGCTGCTGCGCAAGGTGCCGTGCACGCCGGGCCGGCGCGGCGTCGAACTGTCCGGCGCATCGATCGAACCGCCCGTGCCGAAGGACGTCGAGCTGGTCGGCGTGGCCGGCACCGGCACGGTCATCGAGCACCTGGACGGCACCGACTGGCTGGTCGCCGCCGTGCAGGGTTTCGTCAACGTCGACCGCAAGAGCGGGCGTATCTCGATCGGGCCGAAGATCGTCAGCCGCGAAGGCGTCAGCACGCGCACCACCGGCGACCTGCAGCTGGCGGGCGAATACGAGGAGTTCGGCGAAGTGCAGGAGAACCGCCTGGTCGAAGGCGGCAGCATCACGATTCACGGCGACGTGTTCGGCCGCATCGTCTCGCGCGGCGGCGCGATCACGTTGCGCCGCAACCTGATGGGCGGCGCCGCGACCAGCGCCGAGGGCGCGATCAAGGTCGGCGGCGTGGCGGAGAACGCCGTGCTGCAGACCCGCGCCGGCGAAGTGGACGTGGGCCGCGCGCAAAGCTGCATCATCACCGGCACCAAGGTGCGCATCGGCCAGGCCACCAACTGCGAGATCATGGCCGATGAAGTGGTCATCGGCAGCGCCAGCGGCTGCGCGATCGCCGCCCGTAGCATCGTCATCGACAGTGCGGGCCCGCGCCAGCACAACGAGATGACGCTGTTCGCGCTGCTGCCGGACACTGCGCGCCTGGACGGCATCATCGCCGACCGCGGCGAGCGGGCCGACGCCTTCGGCCGCCTGGCGCGGCGCCATCTGGAAGCCGTGGCGGAGCTGACGCGGCGCCATGATGTGCGCACCTACCTGGCGCTGGCACCGCGCCTGCAGCGGCGCGAGGTCGCGCTCGACGCCACCCAGCTGCAGGCCTTCCGCCGCATCGCGGCACAGGTCGCGCCGGTGCTGCAGGAGATCGCCCAGCTGTCGCTGGCGGCGCGCCAGGCCAGCGGCCAGCAGGCTGCGATGCGCGAGCAGGCGCAGGCGGCCCAGCGCGACAAGGACGCCCTCGGCGGCGCGGCCAGCTGCAAGGTCAGGCTGCTGGCGGGCGATACGGTGGTGCGTGCGCTGCCGTACGATCCCGACCAGGGCGTGCCCTACGACGTGCCGGCCAAGGACGTGCGCATGCGCCTGCGCGCACAAGCCCACGCGCGCATGGCCGTCGGCGGCGGCAACTCCGGCACGCTGGAGTGGGCGCCGCAAGCGCAAGCCGAAGTCGCGCTCAAGGCGTGA
- the ompR gene encoding osmolarity response regulator transcription factor OmpR gives MTTTSTESGNTPATGNGHQAKIMVVDDDVRLRDLLRRYLTEQGFNVFTAENATAMNKLWLRERYDLLVLDLMLPGEDGLSICRRLRGAGDQTPIIMLTAKGEDVDRIVGLEMGADDYLPKPFNPRELVARIGAVLRRKAPDEIPGAPSETPQTFEFGQFVLDLGTRTLKKNGETVPLTTGEFSVLKVFARHARQPLSREKLMELARGREYEVFDRSLDVQISRLRKLIEPDPSSPLYIQTVWGLGYVFIPEGQPR, from the coding sequence ATGACAACCACATCCACCGAATCCGGCAACACTCCAGCAACTGGCAATGGCCACCAGGCCAAGATCATGGTAGTGGACGACGACGTCCGCCTGCGCGACCTGCTGCGCCGCTACCTCACCGAGCAGGGTTTCAATGTCTTCACCGCCGAGAATGCGACGGCGATGAACAAGCTGTGGCTGCGCGAGCGCTACGACCTGCTCGTGCTGGACCTGATGCTGCCCGGCGAGGACGGCCTGTCGATCTGCCGCCGCCTGCGCGGCGCGGGCGACCAGACCCCGATCATCATGCTGACCGCCAAGGGCGAGGACGTCGACCGCATCGTCGGCCTCGAGATGGGCGCCGACGACTACCTGCCGAAACCGTTCAACCCGCGCGAGCTAGTGGCCCGCATCGGCGCCGTGCTGCGCCGCAAGGCGCCCGACGAAATTCCCGGGGCCCCGTCGGAGACCCCGCAGACGTTCGAGTTCGGCCAGTTCGTGCTCGACCTCGGCACCCGCACCCTGAAGAAGAACGGCGAGACGGTGCCGCTGACCACCGGCGAGTTCTCGGTACTGAAAGTATTCGCCCGCCACGCGCGCCAGCCGCTGTCGCGCGAGAAACTGATGGAACTGGCGCGCGGCCGCGAGTACGAGGTGTTCGACCGCAGCCTGGACGTGCAGATCTCGCGCTTGCGCAAGCTGATCGAGCCGGACCCGTCCAGCCCGCTCTACATCCAGACCGTCTGGGGCCTGGGCTACGTCTTCATCCCGGAGGGGCAGCCGCGCTGA
- a CDS encoding sensor histidine kinase, with protein MKRPSLSRLRNGLRSGLFWRTFLLLGVLTTLSMASWIGMISFVQREPQAQQLAAQVISVVTITRAALTHSAPELRTELLFELVSNEGIRVFLLEEDDEVDPPPDNALMPDIEKLVKAKLGADTRFSARVNGMRGFWVSFRIDDDSYWLMLERERISGLTSIQWLGWAGVVSLVSLIGAAVLSSLINAPLRRLTVATRAIAQRRRPDPLPEKGPKEIRLANRSFNQMVDDLQQVESDRAVLLAGISHDLRTPLTRMQLEVEMADLSPEARAGIQSDIAQMDAIIGQFLDFAKPTETSTFVNVDVSTMLQEVAHEVARLPDVRVACDIAQDAHVLGNGTDLKRVIHNLIENARRYGKTPGADVAEIDIRCTTRGTAASKKVVIDVQDHGVGVPAERIGELLRPFTRLDTARGQANGAGLGLAIVERVLQRHRAQFQLSNREGGGLLIHIEMDAL; from the coding sequence ATGAAGCGTCCTTCGCTCAGCCGCCTGAGGAATGGCCTCAGGAGCGGCTTGTTCTGGCGTACTTTCCTGCTGCTGGGAGTGCTGACGACCCTGTCGATGGCCTCCTGGATCGGCATGATCAGCTTCGTCCAGCGCGAGCCGCAAGCCCAGCAGCTGGCGGCCCAGGTCATCTCCGTTGTCACCATCACCCGCGCCGCCCTGACGCACTCGGCGCCCGAGCTGCGCACGGAGCTGCTGTTCGAGCTCGTCTCGAACGAAGGCATCCGCGTGTTCTTGCTGGAAGAGGACGACGAAGTCGACCCGCCGCCGGACAACGCGCTGATGCCGGACATCGAAAAGCTCGTCAAGGCCAAGCTGGGCGCGGACACGCGTTTTTCGGCGCGCGTCAACGGCATGCGCGGCTTCTGGGTCAGCTTCCGCATCGACGACGACTCCTACTGGCTGATGCTGGAACGCGAACGCATCTCCGGCCTGACGAGCATCCAGTGGCTGGGCTGGGCCGGCGTCGTCTCGCTGGTCTCGCTGATCGGCGCCGCCGTGCTGTCGAGCCTGATCAACGCCCCGCTGCGTCGCCTGACAGTCGCCACCCGCGCGATCGCCCAGCGCCGCCGGCCCGATCCGCTGCCCGAGAAGGGACCGAAGGAAATCCGCCTGGCCAACCGCAGCTTCAACCAGATGGTGGACGACCTGCAGCAGGTGGAATCGGACCGCGCCGTGCTGCTGGCCGGCATCTCGCACGACCTGCGCACGCCGCTCACGCGCATGCAGCTGGAAGTGGAGATGGCCGACCTGTCGCCCGAGGCGCGCGCCGGCATACAGTCCGACATCGCCCAGATGGACGCGATCATCGGCCAGTTCCTCGACTTCGCCAAGCCGACCGAGACCAGTACCTTCGTCAACGTCGACGTCAGCACCATGCTGCAGGAAGTGGCGCACGAGGTGGCCCGGCTGCCGGACGTGCGGGTCGCCTGCGACATCGCCCAGGACGCCCACGTGCTGGGCAACGGCACCGACCTGAAGCGCGTGATCCACAACCTGATCGAGAACGCGCGACGCTACGGCAAGACGCCGGGCGCCGACGTGGCCGAGATCGACATCCGCTGCACGACCCGGGGCACGGCCGCGTCGAAAAAGGTCGTCATCGACGTGCAGGACCATGGCGTGGGCGTGCCGGCCGAGCGCATCGGTGAACTGCTGAGGCCGTTCACGCGGCTCGACACGGCACGCGGCCAGGCCAACGGCGCAGGGCTGGGCCTGGCGATCGTCGAGCGGGTGCTGCAGCGCCATCGCGCTCAATTCCAGCTGAGCAACCGTGAGGGTGGCGGACTGCTCATTCATATCGAAATGGACGCCTTGTAG
- a CDS encoding VOC family protein, which translates to MNDNKIPNVTHSLTPHIVCRDAAAAIEFYKKAFGAEELTRMPAQDGSGKLMHAMIGIGDSHVMLCDEFPEWGARGPQSLGGTPVTLHYNVPDVDAAFQRALDAGAQTKMPVTDMFWGDRYGVLTDPFGHDWSLATHIRDVSVEEAIEGSKQQMCDPAATQQ; encoded by the coding sequence ATGAACGACAACAAAATCCCCAACGTCACCCACTCGCTGACGCCGCACATCGTGTGCCGCGACGCGGCCGCGGCGATCGAGTTCTACAAGAAGGCGTTCGGCGCCGAGGAATTGACGCGCATGCCGGCGCAGGACGGCAGCGGCAAGCTGATGCACGCGATGATCGGCATCGGCGATTCGCACGTGATGCTGTGCGACGAATTTCCCGAATGGGGCGCCAGGGGGCCGCAGTCGCTGGGCGGCACGCCCGTCACGCTGCACTACAACGTGCCGGATGTCGATGCCGCGTTCCAGCGCGCCCTCGATGCTGGCGCGCAGACCAAGATGCCCGTGACCGACATGTTCTGGGGCGACCGCTACGGCGTGTTGACCGATCCGTTCGGCCACGACTGGTCGCTGGCCACGCACATCCGCGACGTCAGCGTGGAGGAAGCCATCGAGGGTTCCAAGCAGCAGATGTGCGACCCGGCCGCCACCCAGCAATAA
- a CDS encoding YciI family protein, producing MRFMIIVKASADSEAGRMPSTELLAAMGKYNEELVNAGVLLAGEGLHPSSRGARVRFNGGERTVVDGPFQETKELIAGFWLIQVKSMDEAIEWVKRAPMLDGDEIEIRRVFEAEDFGAELTPELREQEARLRERAAAA from the coding sequence ATGCGTTTCATGATCATCGTGAAGGCCAGCGCGGACTCGGAAGCGGGCCGCATGCCGTCCACGGAGCTTCTCGCGGCCATGGGCAAATACAACGAGGAACTGGTCAACGCCGGCGTGCTGCTGGCGGGCGAAGGCCTGCATCCTTCGTCGCGCGGGGCGCGCGTGCGTTTCAATGGCGGCGAGCGCACCGTCGTCGACGGCCCCTTCCAGGAAACGAAGGAGCTGATTGCGGGATTCTGGCTGATTCAGGTAAAGTCGATGGACGAAGCCATCGAATGGGTCAAGCGCGCGCCCATGCTGGACGGCGACGAGATCGAGATCCGCCGCGTCTTCGAAGCGGAGGACTTCGGTGCCGAACTGACGCCTGAACTGCGCGAACAGGAGGCGCGCCTGCGCGAGCGGGCCGCGGCGGCCTGA
- a CDS encoding YciI family protein, with the protein MRFMVIRRAGGGSENPGFPPPQLADAVPAGRWLHPSARGFRMHCRGGTWSVEEGPFPQDELVAGFALIDVPSRAAALDWARGWPRADGEGDVELEVRLAGCPGECTGFDTGAAPRLTPWVVLLKSDANAEADLAPPPEVIDRMNAHNAAAVQAGVALAGEGLRATTRGARVRFRKGAERPAVVDGPFTEIKELIAGYWLIQTATRQQAMDWVKAYPFPCLPDLTVELRELALPGRA; encoded by the coding sequence ATGCGATTCATGGTGATACGGCGCGCCGGCGGCGGTTCGGAAAACCCCGGCTTTCCGCCGCCGCAGCTGGCGGACGCGGTACCCGCCGGCCGCTGGTTGCATCCCAGTGCCAGGGGCTTTCGCATGCACTGCCGCGGCGGCACCTGGTCGGTCGAGGAAGGCCCGTTCCCCCAGGACGAGCTGGTGGCCGGCTTCGCCCTGATCGACGTGCCGTCGCGCGCGGCGGCACTCGACTGGGCGCGCGGCTGGCCGCGGGCGGATGGCGAAGGCGACGTCGAGCTGGAAGTGCGGCTGGCCGGCTGCCCCGGCGAATGCACCGGCTTCGACACCGGCGCGGCGCCGCGCCTGACACCCTGGGTCGTGCTGCTGAAATCGGACGCCAACGCCGAAGCGGACCTGGCGCCACCGCCCGAGGTGATCGACCGCATGAACGCGCACAATGCGGCGGCCGTGCAGGCCGGCGTGGCGCTGGCGGGCGAAGGCCTGCGCGCCACAACGCGAGGCGCGCGCGTGCGCTTCAGGAAGGGTGCCGAGCGCCCGGCCGTCGTCGACGGTCCCTTCACCGAAATCAAGGAACTGATCGCCGGCTACTGGCTGATCCAGACCGCCACGCGCCAGCAGGCGATGGACTGGGTCAAGGCGTATCCGTTCCCCTGCCTGCCCGACCTGACCGTCGAGCTGCGCGAACTGGCCCTGCCCGGCCGCGCATGA